In one Bradyrhizobium cosmicum genomic region, the following are encoded:
- the hflC gene encoding protease modulator HflC, with translation MRSPVTGMVTLLGLLLVVIVGYMSLFTVQQTEQTIVLQFGRPVDVVTDPGLHFKAPWNSVINIDKRILDLENPSQEAIASDQKRLVVDAFARYRIKDALRFYQSIGSIQAANIQLTTLLNAALRRVLGEVTFINVVRDDREKLMQRIRDQLDREADGYGIQVVDVRIRRADLPEQNSQAVYQRMKTEREREAAEFRAQGGQKAQEIRSKADREATVIEAEARSQAEQTRGVGDAERNRLFAEAYGKDADFFAFYRSMAAYETGLKSSDTRFLLRPDSDFFRFFGNPSGRMPAAAPAKP, from the coding sequence ATGAGGTCTCCGGTCACAGGTATGGTCACGCTGCTCGGGCTCCTGCTCGTCGTGATCGTCGGCTACATGTCGCTGTTCACGGTGCAGCAGACCGAGCAGACCATCGTGCTGCAGTTCGGCCGCCCCGTCGACGTCGTCACCGACCCCGGTCTGCATTTCAAGGCGCCGTGGAATTCGGTGATCAACATCGACAAGCGGATCCTCGATCTGGAAAATCCGTCGCAGGAAGCGATCGCATCCGACCAGAAGCGGCTCGTGGTCGATGCCTTTGCGCGCTACCGCATCAAGGACGCGTTGCGCTTCTACCAGAGCATCGGTTCGATCCAGGCCGCCAACATCCAGCTCACCACGCTCCTGAACGCGGCGCTGCGCCGCGTGCTCGGCGAGGTCACCTTCATCAACGTGGTGCGCGACGACCGCGAGAAGCTGATGCAGCGCATCCGTGACCAACTCGACCGCGAGGCCGACGGCTACGGCATCCAGGTCGTCGACGTCCGGATCCGGCGCGCCGATCTGCCGGAGCAGAACAGCCAGGCGGTCTACCAGCGCATGAAGACGGAACGCGAGCGCGAGGCTGCCGAGTTCCGCGCGCAGGGTGGCCAGAAGGCACAGGAAATCCGCTCCAAGGCCGACCGCGAGGCGACCGTGATCGAGGCGGAAGCGAGGTCACAGGCCGAGCAGACTCGCGGTGTCGGCGATGCCGAGCGCAACCGCCTGTTTGCGGAAGCCTACGGCAAGGACGCCGACTTCTTTGCCTTCTACCGGTCGATGGCGGCCTATGAGACTGGGTTGAAGTCCAGCGATACCCGCTTCCTGCTCCGTCCGGACTCGGATTTCTTCCGGTTCTTTGGTAACCCGTCCGGCAGGATGCCCGCCGCGGCGCCTGCCAAGCCATAA
- a CDS encoding DUF2065 domain-containing protein, which produces MRSIAFADFLIGLGILFVLEGLMFAASPAWMRKAMKSAIATPDNILRAVGIGSAVAGLVLIWVMRRPI; this is translated from the coding sequence ATGAGGTCCATTGCGTTCGCCGACTTCCTCATCGGCCTAGGCATCCTGTTCGTGCTCGAAGGCTTGATGTTTGCGGCAAGTCCGGCCTGGATGCGCAAGGCCATGAAGAGCGCCATCGCCACGCCGGACAATATCCTGCGGGCGGTCGGGATCGGTTCGGCCGTGGCCGGCCTGGTCCTGATCTGGGTGATGCGGCGCCCGATTTAA